The Cystobacter fuscus DSM 2262 genome contains a region encoding:
- a CDS encoding AAA family ATPase: MATTRRKNTAATATEIQRPPAEVLHAEELARLRDADNAPRPPGWNLSLHAVRRFILGDEALGVQRKFVGNPSLVDRAMVTLATNRGLMLVGEPGTAKSLLSELLAAAISGTSTLTIQGGASITEDQIKYSWNYALLVSEGPTPRALVPAPLYTGMKEGRVVRFEEISRCPIEVQDSLLSMLSDRVLAVPELKDADAMVFAREGFNIIATANTRDRGVNEMSAALKRRFNFETVFPIGDFATELALVRDETARLLQRSGVPMTPPEDLLEVLVTTFRELRSGETREGQALERLSSVLSTAEAVSVAHAVGVRGYYLRGDGGSAADLVECLAGTAAKDNAEDLKRLRVYLEQRVSRRTGPHWRALYDARHLLPG, from the coding sequence ATGGCGACGACCCGAAGGAAGAACACGGCGGCGACGGCGACGGAGATCCAACGGCCTCCCGCGGAAGTGCTCCACGCGGAGGAGCTCGCGCGGCTGCGCGACGCGGACAACGCCCCCCGGCCCCCGGGCTGGAACCTGTCACTGCACGCCGTGCGCCGCTTCATCCTCGGCGACGAGGCCCTGGGCGTGCAGCGCAAGTTCGTGGGCAACCCGAGCCTCGTGGACCGGGCCATGGTGACGCTCGCCACCAACCGCGGGTTGATGCTCGTGGGCGAGCCCGGCACCGCCAAGAGCCTCCTGTCCGAGCTGCTCGCCGCCGCCATCTCCGGCACCTCCACCCTCACCATCCAGGGCGGCGCCTCCATCACCGAGGATCAAATCAAGTACTCGTGGAACTACGCGCTGCTCGTCTCCGAGGGCCCCACGCCCCGCGCGCTCGTGCCCGCCCCGCTCTACACCGGCATGAAAGAGGGCCGGGTGGTGCGCTTCGAGGAGATCTCCCGCTGCCCCATCGAGGTGCAGGACTCGCTGCTGTCCATGCTGTCGGACCGGGTGCTCGCGGTGCCGGAGCTCAAGGACGCGGACGCCATGGTGTTCGCCCGCGAGGGCTTCAACATCATCGCCACCGCCAACACGCGCGACCGGGGCGTCAACGAGATGAGCGCGGCGCTCAAGCGGCGCTTCAACTTCGAGACGGTGTTCCCCATCGGCGACTTCGCCACCGAGCTGGCGCTCGTGCGCGACGAGACGGCGCGGCTGCTCCAGCGCTCGGGCGTGCCGATGACGCCGCCGGAGGACTTGCTGGAGGTGCTCGTCACCACCTTCCGCGAGCTGCGCTCGGGCGAGACGCGCGAGGGCCAGGCCCTGGAGCGGCTCAGCTCGGTGCTCTCCACCGCCGAGGCCGTGTCCGTGGCCCACGCGGTGGGCGTGCGCGGCTACTACCTGCGCGGCGATGGCGGCTCGGCGGCGGACCTCGTCGAGTGTCTGGCCGGCACCGCGGCCAAGGACAACGCCGAGGACCTCAAGCGGCTGCGCGTCTACCTGGAGCAGCGCGTGTCCCGCCGCACCGGCCCCCACTGGCGCGCCCTGTACGACGCCCGCCACCTGCTGCCAGGGTGA